GTGCGGGCCTTCTCGGCGCGCGAGGTGCTGGAGCTGTATGCGCTGCGCGAAGTGCTGGAGGTGCACGCCGCCAGCCTGATGCCGCTGCCGGTGCCGCCGGCGCGGCTGGCGGCGCTGACCGCGGTGCAGCGCGAACACGACGCCGCCGTGGCCGAGGGCGACGCGCGCCGCGTGTTCCGCAGCAACCAGCGCTTTCACCGCGAGTTCTTCGGCCTGCTCGACAACGCGGTGCTGGGCCAGGCGATCGAGGAATACGCGCGCCGCACCCACCCGATCCGCTTCGGCTCGCTGGCCGCCGCCAATTACCGCGAACGCGCCCGCCAGGAGCACTGGGCCATGATCCACGCGCTGCGCGATGGCGACCGGACGGCGCTGATGACGCTGTGCCGCGAGCACCTGCTGCCCTCGCGCGACGCCTACCTGGCGTCGGAACAGGCGCGCCGCGGCGCCTGAGCCGCACCGCGCGCGACACCGATACGCCGGGCGCCTGAGCCGGCCGGCATACTGCGCCGCGATTTCCGGACGCCGCCCGCTCGCCTCGATCACCCCCGCCGCGAACTCAACGCGCCTCGTCCGCCAGGTACTGCCGCAGCAGCGCCACCAGCGCCGCGGCCGCCGGCGGCAGGCTGCGGTTGCGCGCCGTCACCAGCCCGATCGAACGCTCGGCCACCGGGCCGGTCAGCGGCCGCTGCACGATGCCGTTCTGCGCCACCGCGCCCGCCGCGATCTCGGGCAGCGCCGCCACCCCGAAACCGCACTCCACCATCGCCACGATGGTGGTCAGGTGTTCGGCCTCGAAGGCCGGCGTGAAGCGGATGCGGTTCTGCAGGAAAGCCCATTCGGTGTACTGGCGCACGCTGCTCGGGTGCACCATCGACACGTGCGCCGCGCTGGCCGTGTCGGCCCAGCGCAGCGGCCCCTTGGCGCGCGCCAGCGGGTGCGCCTCGGGAATCAGCAGCAGGAAGCTGTCGGACATCAAGGGCTGGTAATGCAGGTCGGCGTGCTGCGGGTCGGCGGCGGTCAGGGCGAAGTCCACGTCGCCGGCGCGCACCAGGTCGAAGGCCGGACCCGACAGCGTGTCGCGCACCTTCAGCGCCACCTGCGGGTGCGCCTGGCGGTAGGCCATCAGCACCCGCGGCAGCAGCCGCGCGGCCAGCGACGGCAGCGCCGCCACCGACACCTGGCCGTGCTCGGCGCTGGCGATGCCGCTGACCGCGGCGATGGCGTCGCGAAACGCCACCTGCAGGGCGGCGGCCTGCTGCATGAAGACCTCGCCCGCCGCCGTCAGCCGCACGGTGCGGGTGGTGCGGTCGAACAGCCGCACGCCCAGGGCGTCCTCGATGCGCTGGATTTGCGTCGACAGGGCCGACTGCGACAGGTGCAGCTGCGCCGCCGCCTGGCGGAAGTTGAGGGTGCGGCCCAGCACCAGGGTGGTGTCGATGTCGCGCATCGAAAGATTGATCTGCATGCCGCCGGGCGCCTTGTCCATTGATCCGATTTATCGATCATTCTATCCAAAAAATCTGATTCATCAATCAAACAAGCTTCTCTACACTCGGCGCCCAATACAGACACAGGCGCAGACACAAGCGCAGATGCAACAGCGGTTTCAGAACAAGGAGCAAACCATGCAGACGGACGCGAAGGCCCTGCCCAATCCGGGCGCGGCGCATGCGGTGGTGGTGGGCGGCGGCACCATGGGCGCCGACGTGGCGGTGGTGCTGACGCGCGCCGCCTGCCGCACGACGGTGATCGAGCCGGACGCGGCGCGCGCGGCCGCGCTGCCGGCGCGCGTGGCCGACAATCTCAAGACCATCGGCCGCGAGGCCCAGGTGGCGCAGCTGGCCACGGCGGCCAGCCTGGACCAGGTGGACTGGGCCAGCGTCGACCTGGTGATCGAATGCGTGCCGGAACGGCTCGACATCAAGCAGGCGCTGTTCGCCGAGCTGGTGCGCCACGCGCGGCCCGACGCCGTCCTGGCGAGCAACAGTTCCAGTTTCCCGATCAGCGCCATCGGCCAGGGGCTGGCCACGCGCGAACGCATGCTGGGCCTGCACTTCTTCATGCCGGCGCACCTGGTGCCGCTGGTCGAGGTGGTGATGGCCGAGACCAGCGACGAAGCCCGCGCCGATGCGCTGATCGCCTTCATGCGCCGCTGCGGCAGCGTGCCGGTGAAGGTGCGCCAGGACCTGCCGGGCTTTCTGGCCAACCGCCTGCAGCACGCGCTGTCGCGCGAGGCGTTCAACCTGATCGACCGCGGCATCGCCTCGCCCGAGGACGTGGACGCGGCGGTGCGCTTCGGTTTCGGCTTCCGCTTCCTGGCGGCCGGGCCGGTGATGCAGCGCGACCACGCGGGCATCGACGTGCACGCGGCGGCGGGCGCGACCATGTACCCGACGTTCTGCAATGACGACCACCCGGCGCGCTGCCTGACCGAGCGCGCCGCCGACGGCCGCTACGGCATGAAGGCGGGCGAAGGCTTCTACGCCTGGACGCCGGAGACCATCGCCGCCGAGCGCGCGCGCTATGACCGGCTGCTGCGCGCGGGCCTGGACCTGATCGCGCCGGAATTGCCGGAGATCCAGCCGTGAGCGCCGTGAACATTCCCCGTCCGGCCCTGGCCGAGTCGCCCGTCATCGTGACGGTGGCGCCCAACGGCGCCTACAAGAAGGCCGCCGACCATCCGGCGGTGCCGCTGACGGCCGAGGCCCTGGCGCTGGAGGCCCGCGCCTGCCTGGACGCGGGCGCGGCGATGATGCACATGCACGTGCGCAAGCCGGACGGCAGCCATCTGCTGGACGCGCAGGCGTACCGCGACGCGCTGGCGGCGGTGCGGCGCGCGGTGGGCGACGAGCTGCTGGTGCAGGTGACGAGCGAAGCGGCGGGCGTGTACCAGGCGGCCGAGCAGATGGCGCTGGTGCGCGAGCTGGAACCGGAGGCGGTGTCGATCGGCCTGCGCGAGATCGCGGTGCCGGAGATCGCGGAGGCCGAGCTGGCGGCGTTCCTGGCCTGGGTGGCCGAGCGGCGCATCATGACGCAGATCATCCTGTACGACGAGGGCGACGTGCGGCGCTGGCTGTCGCTGCGGGCGCGGGGGCTGGTGCCGCCGGGCGCATGGTCGGTGCTGTTCGTGCTGGGGCGCTATAGCGTGGGGCAGACGTCGTCGGCCTATGACCTGCTGCCGTTCCTGGCGGCGTATGACCACTCGCTGCCCTGGGCGGTGTGCGCGTTCGGGGCGCAGGAGAATGCCTGCGTGACGACGGCGGCGGCGTTCGGGGGGCATATGCGGGTGGGGTTCGAGAATAATTTGAAGCTGCGGGATGGGGCGGTGGCTTCGGGGAATGGGGAGTTGGTGCGGCAGGCGGTGGAAGGGGCGATTGCTTTGGGGCGGCCGCTGGCGGATGCTGCGCAGGCGCGGCGGATCTATGGGGCGGTTGCCTAACGGCTGGGTTTGCGCTCGATGTGTCGAGGCCTGGTTGCGGGTAGGTGATCCGATCGGCCTGGTCTTTGATTGCACGTCTTTGATTGTCTTTCTTTGATTGCCCGTTTTTGATTGCTCGCTCTGGGCAATTTGCTTGGGCCGCCAGGGGCGTCGGCCCCCCGGCGGGCGCGGCCTCCGGGGGTGGTCCGGCCCGCGGGGGCCGGACTGCCCCGCGCTCATCCTCGTTGGCGCCTGCGGCGCCTGCCTTCGGATTCCGCCGGGCACCCCCTGGACGGCCGCGCCCGCCGGGGGGCCGACGCCCCTGGCTACAGTTCTTGCTGGCCTTGGGGAGCTGGGACGACGAGGGATCCTGGCGTTCTTTTGGCGGGATTTTTTTGCTGGAAGACTTTGTATTGCCCGTCATCGAGGGCCGCCCTGCGCGGCCCTCGATGACTTACACGCTGACTTACACGCTGACTTACACGCTGACTTACACGCTGACTTACACGCTGACTTACACGCTGACTTACGCGGTGGCTTGTTCGGTGACTTGTGCGGTGGCTTGTGCCGGGGTGTTTTTAGGGGGGTGTTTCTTTCTGGGTTGGGTTGCGCAATATATATAAGTACATAGCGGCGGCGCGGGGTTTTGCGCTGTGCTGCAACATTGCGTGTTGAAAAGGCATCTGCTAAAAACTTCGACATCCGCACGTTAAACGCAATACCCCGACTGTCTGGTGAGGTGGTGTGTGTCAAACGAGTCTGATGGCTACACGAAGCCGCAGGAGCTGCGCAGTTTTCTGTTCCTGACGGCGGTCATGGCCCCCGTTCTTACGGTGATCATCGTCGCGGGCTACGGTTTCATTGTCTGGTTCTATCAGTTGTTTGCCGGTCCTCCGGGCAGCTGATGCGTACCGACGGAACCGCCCTCATGTCCGCGCCTCCTTCCCTGCCGGCCGCTGCGCCGGTTTCCCCTGAATTGCATATCGCCAGCCTGGTCGTGCATGCCACGCCGCGTCGGCTGGACGAGGTGCGCCGTGCGGTGCTCGCGATCGCGGGCGCCGAGATCCATGGCGCGTCCGAGACGGGCAAGCTGGTGGTGACGCTGGAAGCCCCCTCCACTGACGACATGATGGCGCGGATCTCGCAGATCCAGCGACTGGATGGCGTGCTGGCATCGGCGCTGGTGTACCAGCACGCCGACACGCTGGCCGCGATGAACGAGGAGATCGACGATGGCAATGGCCCGTAGGGAGTTCATCAAGCAGTCCGCCGCCGCCGCGGCCGCCACGGTGGCGGGGATTCCGGTGGTGGGCTACACGCAGAACATCGTGACCGAGTCGGAGGCCGCCAAGCTCAAGTGGTCCAAGGCGCCCTGTAGGTTCTGCGGGACCGGCTGCGGCGTGAACGTCGCGGTGAAGGACAACCAGGTGGTGGCCACGCACGGCGACTTCAATGCCGAGGTCAACAAGGGGCTGAACTGCGTCAAGGGCTATTTCCTGTCCAAGATCATGTATGGCAACGACCGGCTGACGCAGCCGCTGCTGCGCATGAAGGACGGCAAGTACGCCAAGGATGGCGAGTTCGCGCCGGTGTCGTGGGACCAGGCCTTCGACGTGATGGCCGAGCAGTTCAAGCGCGTGCTCAAGGACAAGGGGCCGGAGGCCGTCGGCATGTTCGGCTCGGGCCAGTGGACGGTGTGGGAAGGCTACGCCGCGCTCAAGCTGATGAAGGCGGGGTTCCGCTCCAACAACCTGGACCCGAACGCGCGCCACTGCATGGCGTCGGCGGCGGTGGGATTCATGCGCACCTTCGGCGCCGACGAGCCGATGGGCTGTTACGACGATATCGAAAACGCCGACGTGTTCGTGCTGTGGGGCTCGAACATGGCGGAGATGCATCCGATCCTGTGGACCCGCGTCACCGACCGGCGGCTGTCGGCGCCCAAGACCAAGGTGGCGGTGCTGTCGACCTTCGAGCACCGCTCGTACGAGCTGGCCGACCTGACGCTGACCTTCACGCCGCAGACCGACCTGGCGATCCTGAACTACATCGCCAACCACATCATCCAGACCAAGCGCGTGAACCGCGAGTTCGTCGACAAGCACACGGTGTTCCGCGAGGGCAATACCGATATCGGCTACGGCCTGCGGCCCGACCACCCGTTGCAGCAGGCGGCCAAAAATGCCGGCGATGCCGGCGGCTCCAAGCCGATGACGTTCGACGAGTTCGCCAGGTTCGTGTCGCGCTACGACCTGGACTACACCGCCAAGCTGACCGGCGTGCCGAAGAAATCGCTGCAGGACCTGGCCGAGCTGTACGCCGACCCCAAGCTGCGGGTGACGTCGTTCTGGACCATGGGCTTCAACCAGCACACGCGCGGGGTGTGGGCCAACAACATGGTCTACAACATCCACCTGCTGACGGGCAAGATCTCGACGCCGGGCAACAGCCCGTTCTCGCTGACCGGGCAGCCCTCGGCCTGTGGCACGGCGCGCGAAGTGGGCACGTTCTCGCACCGGCTGCCGGCCGACCTGGTGGTGACCAATCCCAAGCACCGCGCCCACGCCGAGGACATCTGGCAGTTGCCGGCCGGCACCATCCCCGAGAAGGTCGGCGCGCACGCGGTGCTGCAGAACCGCATGCTGAAAGACGGCAAGATCAACGCCTACTGGGTGATGGTCAACAACAACATGCAGGCGGCCGCCAACCTGATGAACGAGGGGCTGCCGGGCTACCGCAATCCGGACAACTTCATCGTCGTGTCCGACGCCTACCCCACCGTCACCACCATCTCGGCCGACCTGATCCTGCCGGCCGCCATGTGGGTGGAAAAGGAAGGCGCCTACGGCAACGCCGAGCGCCGCACGCAGTTCTGGCACCAGCTGGTCGACGCGCCGGGCCAGGCGCGTTCCGACCTGTGGCAGCTGATGGAGTTCTCCAAGCGCTTCAAGGTCGAGGAAGTCTGGCCGGCCGACCTCCTGGCCAAGAAGCCCGAATACCGCGACAAGACCCTGTTCGACGTGCTGTTCGCCAACGGCAAGGTCAACCGCTATCCCAACACCGAGCGCGACAAGGACTACGCCAACCAGGAGGCCGAGGCCTTCGGCTTCTATGCGCAGAAGGGCCTGTTCGAGGAATACGCCGAGTTCGGCCGCGGCCACGGCCATGACCTGGCGCCGTTCGACACCTACCACGAGGTGCGCGGGCTGCGCTGGCCGGTGGTCAAGGGCAAGGAAACGCTGTGGCGCTACCGCGAGGGCAGCGATCCGTACGTGAAGCCGGGCGCCGGCTTCGAGTTCTACGGCAACCCGGACGGCCGCGCCATCATCTACGCCCTGCCCTACGAGCCGCCGCCAGAGTCGCCGGACAAGGAATACCCGTTCTGGCTGTCGACCGGGCGGGTGCTGGAGCACTGGCATTCCGGCTCGATGACGCGGCGCGTGCCCGAGCTGTACCGGGCCTTTCCCAACGCGGTCTGTTTCATGCACCCCGACGACGCGCAGGCCATGGGCCTGCGGCGCGGGGTCGAGGTCGAGATCATCTCGCGGCGCGGCAGGATGCGCACCCGGCTGGAGACCCGCGGGCGCGACAAGCCGCCGCGCGGGCTGGTGTTCGTGCCGTGGTTCGACGCCGGCCAGCTGATCAACAAGGTCACGCTGGACGCCACCGACCCGATCTCGTTCCAGACCGACTTCAAGAAGTGCGCGGTCAAGATCGTCAAGGTCTGACGCGCGCACCGGAGACAGCCATGAACCGACGCGCTCTCGCTTTCGTATTGTGCGCAGCCTGTAGCATCGCGGCCTGGGCCGCGCCACCGCTCGAGGTGCAGGACCCGATGCGCGGCCCCACGCCCATCGCCGACGAGACCGACCCGCCGCTGATCAGTCCGATCGAGAACAAGGACATCAAGCGGATGCGCACCTATTCGATGCAGCCGCCCACCATCCCGCACAGCATCGACGGCTACCAGATCGACAAGAACTTCAACCGCTGCCTGGCCTGCCACGCCCGCGTCAACACCGAGGAGACCCAGGCGCCGCCGCTGAGCGTGACCCACTACATGGACCGCGACAGCAACGTGCTGGCCGAGGTCTCGCCGCGGCGCTACTTCTGCGTGCAGTGCCACGTGCCGCAGGCCGAGGCCAAGCCGCTGGTGTCCAATACCTACCAGGACATCGACGTGATCCTCAAGCGCCTCTCCGCCCCGGCGTCCGGCAAGAAGTAAGGCACGGGGAACCGCCATGGTCAAACTCATCAAGCGCTACTGGAACATCATCCGCCGGCCCAGCGTGCACTTCAGCCTGGGCTTCCTGACGGTGGGCGGCTTCATCGGCGGCATCCTGTTCTGGGGCGCCTTCAACACCGCCATGGAGTTCACCAACACCGAGAAATTCTGCACCGGCTGCCACGAGATGCGCGACAACGTCTACGCCGAGCTCAAGGGCACCATCCACTTCACCAACCGTTCCGGCGTGCGCGCGCTGTGTTCCGACTGCCACGTGCCGCACAACTGGACCGACAAGATCGCCCGCAAGATGCAGGCGTCCAAGGAGGTCTGGGGCAAGATCTTCGGCACCATCGACACGCGCGAGAAATTCGTCGACAAGCGGCTGGAACTGGCCAGGCACGAGTGGGCCCGCTTCAAGGCCAACGATTCGCTGGAATGCCGCAACTGCCACAACTACGACTACATGGACTTCACGCGCCAGAGCGTGCGCGCGCAGAACATGCATTCGACCTACCTGGCCGACAAGAGCAAGACCTGCATCGACTGCCACAAGGGCATCGCCCACAAGCTGCCCAACATCCCGCCCGGCGAACTGTCGTCGGTGCCCGGCCTGAACGGCCCGGACGGCCCGCATGCGGCCCGTTGAGCCGCCCTTCGCCGCCCTGGCCGGCGCCGCGGCGGACAGCGCCGGGACGGACAGCGACACCGCCACGGCGGACGCCGGCCTGCGCGCGGTCGGCCTGGTCGGCCGGCGCGGCGCGGCGGCCCCGATCGACCTGGCGCTGGCCCCGGGCCAGCTGCTGCGGGTGCGCGGCGCCAACGGCAGCGGCAAGACCAGCCTGCTGCGCATGCTGGCCGGCCTGCTGCGGCCGCTGGCCGGCGGCGTGCAATGGCGCGGCCGCGACATCCGCCGCGACCCGGCCTCCTATCACGCGCGGATGGCTTTCCTGTCGCACGGCAACGGCCTGTGCGGCGAGCTGAGCGCGGCCGACAACCTGCGCTATGCGCTGGCGATAGCCGGCGCGCCCGCCATCGACACCGGGCCGGCCCTGCGCGCCTGGCGTCTGGAAGCCTGCGCCGAGCAGCCGGCGGCGCGGCTGTCGCAGGGCCAGGGCCGGCGGCTGGCGCTGGCGGCCACGGTGCTGGCGGGCAAGCCGCTGTGGCTGCTGGATGAACCCGACGCGGGGCTGGACGCCGCCAGCCTCGACCTGCTGGACCAGGCGCTGGCCGCGCACCTGGCCGGCGGCGGCCTGGCCGTGGTGGCCTCGCACCGCCCACCCGGCCTGGCCTTCGCCGATATGCAAACCCTGGACATGGATGACTACGCCGATGCTGGCAACGCTGTGGCAGTTGGCGCGCCGTGAACTGCGGCTGGCCTGGCGGCGGCCGGCGGAAACGCTGGGCGCGACGCTGTTCTTCGTGGTGGCGGGCTCGCTGTTCCCGCTGGCCATCGGCCCCGACCCGGCGCTGCTGGCCGCCATCGGCCCCGGCGTGCTGTGGGTCTGCGCCCTGCTCGGCATCCTGCTGACGCTGCAACGCCCTTTCGCCCAGGACTACGACAACGGCGCGCTGGAACAGCTGCTGGTGTCGCCGCATCCCCTGCCCGTGCTGGTGGCCACCAAGCTGGCCGCGCACTGGTTCAGCAGCTGCCTGCCGCTGATCCTGGCCAGCCCGGTGCTGGCGCTGCAGTTCGGCCTGACGCCGGGCGCCATCGGCGTGCTGGCGCTGTCGCTGCTGTTGGGCACGCCAACGCTGGCGCTGGTCGGCGGGCTGGGCGCGGCGCTGACGCTGGGCCTGCGCGGCGGCGCGCTGTTGCCGCTGCTGGTGCTGCCGCTGTACGTGCCGGTGCTGATCTTCGGCAGCGGCGCGGTGGCCGCGGTGCATGCCGGCCTGGGCGCCGGCCCGCAATTGTCGTTGCTGGGCGCCGGCCTGTGCCTGGCGTTGCTGCTGTGCCCGTGGAGCGCCTCGGCCGCGCTGCGCGTGGCGTTGGACTGAGGACCGGCCATCATGCATTCGCCTCCGCATCTGACCCTGCTGCCAACCCCGCCCGCGCGCCCCGGCTGGCTGCGCTACGCCGCGCCGCAGCGCTTCTATCCGCTGGCCGGCCGGCTGATCCCGTGGCTGGCGCTGGCCGCGGCGCTGTTCGCCGCCGCCGGCCTCTACGTGGGCCTGGTCAAGGCCCCGGTCGACAGCCAGCAGGGCGAGGTCTACCGCATCCTCTTCATCCACGTGGCGGCGGCCTGGATGTCGATGTTCCTGTACCTGGTGATGGCGCTGTACGCCGCGCTCGGCCTGATATTGCAGACGCGGCTGTCGTTCATGATGATGCGGGCGCTGGCGCCCACCGGCGCGCTGTTCACCTTCCTGACCCTGTGGACCGGCGCGCTGTGGGGCAAGCCGACCTGGGGCGCCTGGTGGGTGTGGGACGCGCGCCTGACCTCGGAACTGATCCTGCTGTTCCTGTACCTGGGCTTCATGGCGCTGCAGGCGGCCAGCGACGATCCGCGCCGCGGCGACCGCGGCGGCGCCATCCTGCTGCTGGCCGGCGTGGTCAATGTGCCCATCATCTATTTCTCGGTGCGCTGGTGGAGCACGCTGCACCAGGGCGCCTCGATCAACCTGACCACCGCGCCCAGCATGGCGCGCGTCATGCTGGCGGCCATGCTGCTGATGGTGGCGGCATTCTGGCTGTACAGCGCGGCCGCGTCGCTGGCGCGGGTGCGCGGCATCATCGCCGAACGCGAACCGGCCTCGACCGAACCGCCCCGGGAGCGCCGATGAGCTGGGACGCGCTGTTCTCGCTGCAGGGCCACGGCCCCTACCTGCTGGGCGCCTATGGCGTGACGCTGGCGCTGATCGCCTGGGAAGCCGGCACGCTGTGGCGGCGGGCGCGGGCGCGCCGCCGCGCCGCCCGCCTGCACGCCGGAGGCGGCCGATGAGTCCGCGCCGGCGCCGCGTGCTGGCGCTGCTGGGCGGCCTGGGCCTGCTGGCCGCGGCCGTCGCGCTGGTGCTCAATGCGCTGCAATCGAACCTGGTGTTCTTCTTCACGCCGACCCAGGTGGCGGCGCGCGAGGCGCCGACCCATGGCAGCTTTCGCGTCGGCGGCCTGGTGCAGGAAGGCTCGGTGCAGCGCGACGGGCTGAAGCTGCGCTTCATCGTCACCGACACCGCGCACGCGGTGCCCGTGACCTACCAGGGCCTGCTGCCCGACCTGTTCCGCGAGGGCAAGGGCGTGGTGGCCGCCGGCAAGCTCGACGCCGACGGCGTGTTCCAGGCCTCCGAAGTGCTGGCCAAGCACGACGAGAACTACATGCCGCCCGAAGCCGCCGACGCGCTCAAGCGGGCCGCGGCCGGCGCCACCGCCAACGCGGCGCGGGCGGACGCGCGATGATCCCGGAAATCGGCCTCTTCAGCCTGATCCTGGCGCTGCTGGCGGCGCTGGTGCAAGGCACGCTGCCGCTGCTCGGCGCCGCCACGGGCTGGCGGCCGGGCATGGCGGTGGCGCGACCCGCCGCCGTGGCGCAGTTCGGCCTGGCCACCGTGGCCATCGGCTGCCTGGCCTGGTCGTTCCTGCAGAACGATTATTCGGTGCTGTACGTGGCCGCCAACTCGCACGCCGACCTGCCCGCCGCCTACCGCTTCGCCGCCGTCTGGGGCGGCCACGAAGGCTCGCTGCTGCTGTGGCTGTACCTGCTGAGCGCCTGGACGCTGGCGGTGGCGCTGCGCAGCGGGCGCCTGCCGCTGGCCTTTCTCGCCCGGGTGCTGGCGGTGATGGGGTGGATCAGCGCCGGCTTCCTGCTGTTCCTGCTGTTCCTGTCCAACCCCTTCGAGCGCCTGATGCCGCCGGCCATGGCCGGCCGCGACCTCAACCCGCTGCTGCAGGACCCCGGCATGATCGTGCACCCGCCCATGCTGTACATGGGCTACGTCGGCTTCTCGGTCGCCTTCGCCTTCGCCATCGCGGCGCTGCTGTCCGGCGAGCTGGACGCGCTGTGGGCGCGCTGGGTGCGGCCCTGGACGCTGGCGGCCTGGACCTTCCTGACCATCGGCATCCTGCTCGGCAGCGCCTGGGCCTATTACGTGCTGGGCTGGGGCGGCTGGTGGTTCTGGGACCCGGTCGAGAACGCCTCCTTCATGCCCTGGCTGGCCGGCACGGCGCTGATCCACTCGCTCATCGTCACCGAACGGCGCGGCGCGTTCCGCAGCTGGACGGTGCTGCTGGCCATCTGCGCGTTCTCGCTCAGCCTGCTGGGGACCTTCCTGGTGCGCTCGGGCGTGCTGACCTC
The window above is part of the Achromobacter deleyi genome. Proteins encoded here:
- the napA gene encoding periplasmic nitrate reductase subunit alpha, which codes for MAMARREFIKQSAAAAAATVAGIPVVGYTQNIVTESEAAKLKWSKAPCRFCGTGCGVNVAVKDNQVVATHGDFNAEVNKGLNCVKGYFLSKIMYGNDRLTQPLLRMKDGKYAKDGEFAPVSWDQAFDVMAEQFKRVLKDKGPEAVGMFGSGQWTVWEGYAALKLMKAGFRSNNLDPNARHCMASAAVGFMRTFGADEPMGCYDDIENADVFVLWGSNMAEMHPILWTRVTDRRLSAPKTKVAVLSTFEHRSYELADLTLTFTPQTDLAILNYIANHIIQTKRVNREFVDKHTVFREGNTDIGYGLRPDHPLQQAAKNAGDAGGSKPMTFDEFARFVSRYDLDYTAKLTGVPKKSLQDLAELYADPKLRVTSFWTMGFNQHTRGVWANNMVYNIHLLTGKISTPGNSPFSLTGQPSACGTAREVGTFSHRLPADLVVTNPKHRAHAEDIWQLPAGTIPEKVGAHAVLQNRMLKDGKINAYWVMVNNNMQAAANLMNEGLPGYRNPDNFIVVSDAYPTVTTISADLILPAAMWVEKEGAYGNAERRTQFWHQLVDAPGQARSDLWQLMEFSKRFKVEEVWPADLLAKKPEYRDKTLFDVLFANGKVNRYPNTERDKDYANQEAEAFGFYAQKGLFEEYAEFGRGHGHDLAPFDTYHEVRGLRWPVVKGKETLWRYREGSDPYVKPGAGFEFYGNPDGRAIIYALPYEPPPESPDKEYPFWLSTGRVLEHWHSGSMTRRVPELYRAFPNAVCFMHPDDAQAMGLRRGVEVEIISRRGRMRTRLETRGRDKPPRGLVFVPWFDAGQLINKVTLDATDPISFQTDFKKCAVKIVKV
- the napE gene encoding periplasmic nitrate reductase, NapE protein translates to MSNESDGYTKPQELRSFLFLTAVMAPVLTVIIVAGYGFIVWFYQLFAGPPGS
- a CDS encoding chaperone NapD, with translation MSAPPSLPAAAPVSPELHIASLVVHATPRRLDEVRRAVLAIAGAEIHGASETGKLVVTLEAPSTDDMMARISQIQRLDGVLASALVYQHADTLAAMNEEIDDGNGP
- a CDS encoding GntR family transcriptional regulator; the protein is MNAITPAALEPQAPDALAAAVAALEEDIVFGRLHPRERLTEDELMARFDMKRHAVRQVLVELELLGVVERKRNVGAVVRAFSAREVLELYALREVLEVHAASLMPLPVPPARLAALTAVQREHDAAVAEGDARRVFRSNQRFHREFFGLLDNAVLGQAIEEYARRTHPIRFGSLAAANYRERARQEHWAMIHALRDGDRTALMTLCREHLLPSRDAYLASEQARRGA
- a CDS encoding LysR family transcriptional regulator; the encoded protein is MQINLSMRDIDTTLVLGRTLNFRQAAAQLHLSQSALSTQIQRIEDALGVRLFDRTTRTVRLTAAGEVFMQQAAALQVAFRDAIAAVSGIASAEHGQVSVAALPSLAARLLPRVLMAYRQAHPQVALKVRDTLSGPAFDLVRAGDVDFALTAADPQHADLHYQPLMSDSFLLLIPEAHPLARAKGPLRWADTASAAHVSMVHPSSVRQYTEWAFLQNRIRFTPAFEAEHLTTIVAMVECGFGVAALPEIAAGAVAQNGIVQRPLTGPVAERSIGLVTARNRSLPPAAAALVALLRQYLADEAR
- a CDS encoding cytochrome c3 family protein, with product MVKLIKRYWNIIRRPSVHFSLGFLTVGGFIGGILFWGAFNTAMEFTNTEKFCTGCHEMRDNVYAELKGTIHFTNRSGVRALCSDCHVPHNWTDKIARKMQASKEVWGKIFGTIDTREKFVDKRLELARHEWARFKANDSLECRNCHNYDYMDFTRQSVRAQNMHSTYLADKSKTCIDCHKGIAHKLPNIPPGELSSVPGLNGPDGPHAAR
- the ccmB gene encoding heme exporter protein CcmB encodes the protein MLATLWQLARRELRLAWRRPAETLGATLFFVVAGSLFPLAIGPDPALLAAIGPGVLWVCALLGILLTLQRPFAQDYDNGALEQLLVSPHPLPVLVATKLAAHWFSSCLPLILASPVLALQFGLTPGAIGVLALSLLLGTPTLALVGGLGAALTLGLRGGALLPLLVLPLYVPVLIFGSGAVAAVHAGLGAGPQLSLLGAGLCLALLLCPWSASAALRVALD
- a CDS encoding 3-hydroxyacyl-CoA dehydrogenase family protein; the encoded protein is MQTDAKALPNPGAAHAVVVGGGTMGADVAVVLTRAACRTTVIEPDAARAAALPARVADNLKTIGREAQVAQLATAASLDQVDWASVDLVIECVPERLDIKQALFAELVRHARPDAVLASNSSSFPISAIGQGLATRERMLGLHFFMPAHLVPLVEVVMAETSDEARADALIAFMRRCGSVPVKVRQDLPGFLANRLQHALSREAFNLIDRGIASPEDVDAAVRFGFGFRFLAAGPVMQRDHAGIDVHAAAGATMYPTFCNDDHPARCLTERAADGRYGMKAGEGFYAWTPETIAAERARYDRLLRAGLDLIAPELPEIQP
- a CDS encoding 3-keto-5-aminohexanoate cleavage protein produces the protein MSAVNIPRPALAESPVIVTVAPNGAYKKAADHPAVPLTAEALALEARACLDAGAAMMHMHVRKPDGSHLLDAQAYRDALAAVRRAVGDELLVQVTSEAAGVYQAAEQMALVRELEPEAVSIGLREIAVPEIAEAELAAFLAWVAERRIMTQIILYDEGDVRRWLSLRARGLVPPGAWSVLFVLGRYSVGQTSSAYDLLPFLAAYDHSLPWAVCAFGAQENACVTTAAAFGGHMRVGFENNLKLRDGAVASGNGELVRQAVEGAIALGRPLADAAQARRIYGAVA
- the ccmA gene encoding heme ABC exporter ATP-binding protein CcmA gives rise to the protein MRPVEPPFAALAGAAADSAGTDSDTATADAGLRAVGLVGRRGAAAPIDLALAPGQLLRVRGANGSGKTSLLRMLAGLLRPLAGGVQWRGRDIRRDPASYHARMAFLSHGNGLCGELSAADNLRYALAIAGAPAIDTGPALRAWRLEACAEQPAARLSQGQGRRLALAATVLAGKPLWLLDEPDAGLDAASLDLLDQALAAHLAGGGLAVVASHRPPGLAFADMQTLDMDDYADAGNAVAVGAP
- the ccmC gene encoding heme ABC transporter permease CcmC is translated as MHSPPHLTLLPTPPARPGWLRYAAPQRFYPLAGRLIPWLALAAALFAAAGLYVGLVKAPVDSQQGEVYRILFIHVAAAWMSMFLYLVMALYAALGLILQTRLSFMMMRALAPTGALFTFLTLWTGALWGKPTWGAWWVWDARLTSELILLFLYLGFMALQAASDDPRRGDRGGAILLLAGVVNVPIIYFSVRWWSTLHQGASINLTTAPSMARVMLAAMLLMVAAFWLYSAAASLARVRGIIAEREPASTEPPRERR
- a CDS encoding nitrate reductase cytochrome c-type subunit, with amino-acid sequence MNRRALAFVLCAACSIAAWAAPPLEVQDPMRGPTPIADETDPPLISPIENKDIKRMRTYSMQPPTIPHSIDGYQIDKNFNRCLACHARVNTEETQAPPLSVTHYMDRDSNVLAEVSPRRYFCVQCHVPQAEAKPLVSNTYQDIDVILKRLSAPASGKK